The Mytilus trossulus isolate FHL-02 chromosome 13, PNRI_Mtr1.1.1.hap1, whole genome shotgun sequence genome has a segment encoding these proteins:
- the LOC134694094 gene encoding zinc finger and SCAN domain-containing protein 2-like produces the protein MANEELAEVLLSYKKAWFPGNIKKIFQHRYFIQSRCDSTSSDDSTFGLKDTAISMSLSNSPTKERSTVDLPSHSPSKSTTFKIEPSDVVDDNDVFVESAVEQEMTTHGAPEFSKMSFTQQEHQLTVGSEHTTTKEQVNQCASLPTHKYSRSIFATDTEAEERHGFQHTQPPFPILHHHLPGVLSPQLMLSANIIPFPSIQEGCHMFFDFDKSRLLAGFIPDQDMSTPSPVMSPGIHFKCTPRERMFNSMSELNGISMPPLGSFPNQKINISKISSKLSTLKQHRDQRRAMSDSDTYKCPVCNQMFLSFDSLAKHMAKHLPTETILQGENTKVHLCKVCNKSFSRRDMLTRHMRLHTGIKPYECSECGQVFSRSDHLNTHKRTHTGEKPYRCPLCPYAACRRDMVTRHMKTHIKQSIKRNK, from the coding sequence ATGGCCAACGAGGAACTAGCTGAGGTATTGCTGTCTTATAAAAAGGCATGGTTTCCGggaaatattaagaaaatatttcaacatcGTTATTTTATCCAGAGCCGTTGTGACTCTACATCCTCAGACGATTCAACTTTTGGCCTTAAGGATACAGCGATATCGATGTCACTGTCAAACTCACCGACCAAGGAACGTAGTACTGTGGATTTGCCAAGCCATTCACCAAGTAAgtcaacaactttcaaaatcGAACCATCAGATGTAGTAGATGATAATGATGTGTTTGTTGAGTCTGCAGTTGAACAAGAAATGACAACACATGGTGCTCCAGAGTTTTCAAAGATGTCATTCACACAACAAGAACATCAATTAACTGTTGGATCAGAACATACAACTACTAAAGAACAAGTTAACCAGTGTGCGAGTTTACCAACACATAAATATTCTAGGTCGATATTTGCCACCGACACTGAAGCAGAAGAAAGACATGGATTTCAACATACACAACCTCCATTTCCGATTCTGCATCATCATTTACCGGGTGTACTTTCACCTCAGCTCATGCTGTCCGCAAACATAATACCGTTCCCCTCAATTCAAGAAGGATGCCATATGTTTTTCGACTTTGACAAGTCTAGACTATTGGCTGGTTTCATTCCAGACCAAGATATGTCTACGCCGAGTCCTGTCATGTCGCCTGGAATTCATTTTAAATGTACACCAAGAGAAAGAATGTTCAACTCAATGTCGGAACTGAATGGAATCTCAATGCCTCCACTCGGAAGTTTTCCTAATCAGAAGATCAATATATCTAAGATATCGTCTAAACTTTCAACTTTAAAACAACATCGCGATCAGCGCAGAGCCATGTCCGACTCTGATACCTACAAATGTCCAGTGTGTAATCAGATGTTCCTCTCATTTGACAGCTTAGCCAAACACATGGCAAAACACTTGCCAACAGAGACTATCTTACAGGGTGAAAATACTAAAGTACACTTATGTAAAGTTTGCAATAAATCTTTTTCTCGTCGCGACATGTTGACAAGACACATGCGATTGCATACAGGCATTAAACCTTATGAATGCAGTGAGTGTGGACAAGTGTTTAGTCGTAGTGATCATTTAAACACACATAAACGCACTCATACCGGTGAAAAGCCTTATAGGTGTCCGTTATGTCCGTATGCTGCATGTAGACGCGATATGGTTACTCGTCATATGAAAACACATATCAAACAGTCGATAAAACGAAACAAATAA
- the LOC134694095 gene encoding zinc finger protein 571-like produces the protein MANEELAEVLLSYKKALFPGNIKKIFQHRYFIQSRCESTSSDDSTFDLEDTTISMSLSNSTTKERSIVDLPSHSPSKSTTFKIKPSNAVEDNDVFVESADEQELTTHGAPEFSKMSFTQQEHPLTVGSELTTTKEQVNQCACLPTQKYSRSIFATDTEAEERHGFQHTQPPFPILHHHLPGVLSPQLMLSANIIPFPSIQEGCHMFFDFDTSRLLAGFIPDQDMSTPSPVMSPGIHFKFTPRERMFNSMSELNGISMPPLGSFPNQKINISKISSKLSTLKQHRDQRRALSDSDTFKCPVCNQMFLSFDNLAKHMAKHLPTETILQGENTKVHICKVCNKSFSRSDMLSRHMRLHTGIKPYECGECGQVFSRSDHLNTHKRTHTGEKPYRCPLCPYAACRRDMVTRHMKTHNKKSIK, from the coding sequence ATGGCCAACGAGGAACTAGCTGAGGTATTGCTGTCTTATAAAAAGGCATTGTTTCCGggaaatattaagaaaatatttcaacaccGTTATTTTATTCAGAGCCGTTGTGAGTCTACATCTTCAGACGATTCAACTTTTGACCTTGAGGATACAACGATATCGATGTCACTGTCAAACTCGACAACTAAGGAACGTAGTATTGTGGATTTGCCAAGCCATTCACCAAGTAAgtcaacaactttcaaaatcAAACCATCAAATGCAGTAGAGGATAATGATGTGTTTGTTGAGTCTGCAGATGAACAAgaacttacaacacatggtgCTCCAGAGTTTTCAAAGATGTCATTCACACAACAAGAACATCCATTAACTGTTGGATCAGAACTTACAACAACTAAAGAACAAGTTAACCAGTGTGCGTGTTTACCAACACAGAAATATTCCAGGTCGATATTTGCCACCGACACTGAAGCAGAAGAAAGACATGGATTTCAACATACACAACCTCCATTTCCGATTCTGCATCATCATTTACCGGGTGTACTTTCACCTCAGCTCATGCTGTCCGCAAACATAATACCGTTCCCCTCAATTCAAGAAGGATGCCATATGTTTTTTGACTTTGACACGTCTAGACTATTGGCTGGTTTCATTCCAGACCAAGATATGTCTACGCCGAGTCCTGTCATGTCGCCTggaattcattttaaatttacacCAAGAGAAAGAATGTTCAACTCAATGTCGGAACTGAATGGAATCTCAATGCCTCCACTCGGAAGTTTTCCTAATCAGAAGATCAATATATCTAAGATATCGTCTAAGCTTTCAACTTTAAAACAACATCGCGATCAGCGCAGAGCCTTGTCAGACTCTGATACCTTCAAATGTCCAGTGTGTAATCAGATGTTCCTTTCATTTGATAACTTAGCCAAACACATGGCAAAACACTTGCCAACAGAGACTATCTTACAGGGTGAAAATACCAAAGTACACATATGTAAAGTTTGCAATAAATCTTTTTCTCGTAGCGACATGTTGTCACGACACATGCGATTGCATACAGGCATTAAACCATATGAATGCGGTGAGTGTGGACAAGTGTTTAGTCGTAGTGATCATTTAAACACACATAAACGCACTCATACCGGTGAAAAGCCTTATAGGTGTCCGTTATGTCCGTATGCTGCATGTAGACGCGATATGGTTACTCGTCATATGAAAACACATAACAAGAAGTCGATAAAGTGA